A region from the Lolium perenne isolate Kyuss_39 chromosome 4, Kyuss_2.0, whole genome shotgun sequence genome encodes:
- the LOC127332415 gene encoding pectinesterase — MPSSRSSSAEDDENTPRTKLLVGGISAFLLLAMIVGTTAFVLSEKVEDEGDKEKRAMASTMRTVDLFCTPTDYQATCKETLTKTLERSSNPADHPHAAAAAAITAVGHELVSAFNRSSLLDAVRESNDTLVQEALRDCKMLLDDCAADIERALNSVAYRGVDGPAQDLQAWLSAVITFQGSCVDMFPKGDIKVQMKETMERAREISSNAIAIIQQGAALAAMLEIDAGASVSLPNEAEDDDGDDNDNDKDNAQQQESDGGERRLQEESASSEVPSWVPHEDRKLLDEAEEERNGGLTPNVTVAKDGTGDFKNISAALDAMPRNYSGRYVIYIKEGVYDETVNVTNGMSNITMYGDGAKKSIITGSKNVADGVRMWRTASLAVDGDRFMAVKLGIQNTAGDEKQQALALRVKGDRAIFFNCRVDGHQDTLFAQAYRQYYRSCIISGTVDFVFGDAAAVFQRCVMLVRDPLPGKPGVVTAHGRRDRQQTTGFVLHRTRIVADDSLASKSATVKTFLGRPWKEYSRVIVIESIIDGFVHQQGYMPWEGKNNLGTAFYGEFGNVGNGSNITAREEMKGFHVLNKEKAKQFTVEHFLNGGEWIPETGTPVRLGLFT, encoded by the exons ATGCCGTCCTCCCGCAGCTCGTCGGCGGAGGACGACGAAAACACGCCGCGCACGAAGCTCCTCGTCGGGGGTATCTCGGCTTTCTTGCTCCTCGCCATGATTGTCGGGACGACGGCGTTCGTCCTgtcggagaaggtggaggatgagGGGGACAAGGAGAAACGCGCCATGGCCTCCACGATGCGCACCGTGGACCTTTTCTGCACGCCGACGGACTACCAGGCCACGTGCAAGGAGACGCTGACCAAGACGCTGGAGCGTTCGTCCAATCCGGCCGACCAcccgcacgccgccgccgccgcggcgatCACCGCGGTCGGGCATGAGCTGGTGAGCGCCTTCAACcggtcgtcgctgctggacgcAGTGCGCGAGAGCAACGACACGCTGGTCCAGGAGGCCCTGCGCGACTGCAAAATGCTCCTGGACGACTGCGCCGCGGACATTGAGCGTGCGCTCAACAGCGTCGCGTACCGCGGAGTGGACGGGCCGGCGCAGGACCTCCAGGCCTGGCTGAGCGCGGTGATCACGTTCCAGGGCTCCTGCGTCGACATGTTCCCAAAGGGCGACATCAAAGTCCAGATGAAGGAGACCATGGAGAGGGCGCGAGAGATCTCCAGCAACGCCATCGCCATCATTCAGCAGGGCGCTGCCCTCGCCGCCATGCTCGAGATCGACGCCGGCGCGAGCGTCAGCCTCCCGAACGAGGCggaggacgacgacggcgacgacaatGACAATGACAAGGACAACGCCCAGCAACAGGAAAGCGACGGAGGCGAGCGCCGGCTCCAGGAAGAGTCCGCATCATCCGAGGTCCCCTCGTGGGTGCCCCACGAGGACCGTAAGCTTCTCGACGAGGCGGAAGAAGAACGCAATGGCGGGCTCACGCCCAACGTGACGGTGGCCAAGGATGGCACAGGCGACTTCAAGAACATCTCGGCCGCCTTGGACGCGATGCCGCGGAATTACAGCGGGAGGTACGTGATTTACATCAAGGAAGGTGTCTACGACGAGACGGTGAATGTGACCAATGGAATGTCCAACATCACCATGTACGGCGACGGCGCCAAGAAATCTATCATCACCGGGAGCAAGAACGTCGCCGACGGCGTAAGGATGTGGAGAACCGCCTCTTTAG CGGTGGACGGCGATAGGTTCATGGCGGTGAAGCTGGGGATCCAGAACACGGCAGGGGACGAGAAGCAGCAGGCGCTGGCGCTGCGCGTCAAGGGCGACCGGGCCATCTTCTTCAACTGCCGGGTCGACGGCCACCAGGACACGCTCTTCGCGCAGGCCTACCGCCAGTACTACCGGAGCTGCATCATCTCCGGCACCGTCGACTTCGTCTTCGGCGACGCCGCGGCCGTCTTCCAGCGTTGCGTGATGCTCGTCAGGGACCCGCTCCCGGGGAAGCCCGGTGTGGTGACCGCGCACGGACGCCGCGATCGGCAGCAGACCACCGGCTTCGTCCTGCACCGAACCCGCATCGTGGCCGATGACAGCCTCGCCAGCAAGTCGGCGACGGTGAAGACCTTCCTCGGGCGGCCGTGGAAGGAGTACTCGAGGGTGATCGTGATAGAGTCCATCATCGACGGCTTCGTGCACCAGCAGGGCTACATGCCGTGGGAGGGCAAGAACAATCTGGGCACGGCCTTCTACGGCGAGTTCGGCAACGTCGGCAACGGCTCCAACATCACCGCGCGGGAGGAGATGAAGGGCTTCCACGTGCTCAACAAGGAAAAGGCAAAGCAGTTCACGGTGGAGCACTTTTTGAACGGCGGCGAGTGGATACCGGAGACTGGGACGCCGGTGAGGCTAGGGTTATTCACATGA